One genomic segment of Candidatus Bathyarchaeota archaeon includes these proteins:
- a CDS encoding molybdenum cofactor guanylyltransferase gives MVKRAALILAGGQARRFQSRQPWQDKALATLEGKPMLVHAVQNVKPAVDEVIVCANVESRRELYARTLREWRLEAQVVVDQKVGHVSGPVIAILTGLKAANADLCFTLPCDMPLMQAAVVDYLFGLVEDVDVVVPMWPNGRLETLVTVIHRQTAMEVADALCQLKRARADDMFRGTQKIMFTSPVTQIKALDPELKSFVNINAPKDLTELPTRQTQGTITQNMKVNISTHNMRDLQNLKEAAKLRRQNKKAQAADLFSVWAGRFEREDSFFWAALARENQADVLQSLGGLGVEAKAAYMHATEDYRLEAGMHEQNNCKLLSERALGDSLWCSSQAARQG, from the coding sequence ATGGTTAAACGGGCTGCGTTGATTTTGGCAGGGGGGCAAGCGCGAAGGTTCCAGAGTCGCCAGCCGTGGCAAGACAAAGCATTAGCAACGCTTGAGGGCAAACCCATGCTGGTTCACGCAGTGCAAAACGTGAAGCCTGCAGTTGATGAAGTTATTGTTTGCGCCAATGTTGAATCGCGAAGAGAACTTTATGCGCGGACACTCAGGGAGTGGAGGTTGGAGGCGCAGGTTGTGGTGGACCAGAAAGTTGGGCACGTCAGCGGTCCAGTGATCGCGATTTTAACGGGGTTGAAGGCTGCAAATGCGGATTTGTGTTTTACGTTACCCTGCGATATGCCTCTTATGCAGGCAGCGGTGGTGGATTACCTGTTTGGGTTAGTGGAGGATGTAGATGTGGTTGTTCCAATGTGGCCAAACGGCAGACTTGAAACCTTAGTCACGGTGATACATAGACAAACGGCAATGGAGGTTGCGGATGCGCTTTGTCAGCTTAAACGTGCAAGGGCAGATGACATGTTCAGGGGCACCCAGAAAATCATGTTCACCTCGCCAGTTACCCAAATAAAGGCGCTGGATCCAGAACTGAAAAGCTTCGTCAACATAAATGCCCCAAAAGACCTCACTGAGTTACCCACACGCCAAACCCAAGGCACCATAACACAAAACATGAAAGTAAACATCAGCACCCACAACATGCGTGACCTACAAAACCTAAAAGAAGCCGCAAAACTTCGCCGTCAAAACAAAAAAGCTCAGGCTGCAGACCTGTTTTCTGTGTGGGCGGGACGTTTTGAGAGGGAAGACTCATTTTTTTGGGCTGCTTTAGCGCGTGAAAACCAAGCTGATGTCTTGCAGAGTCTTGGCGGTTTGGGTGTTGAGGCTAAAGCGGCGTATATGCATGCAACAGAGGATTACAGGTTGGAGGCGGGTATGCATGAGCAGAACAACTGCAAGCTTCTCTCCGAGCGTGCCTTAGGTGACAGTTTATGGTGTAGTAGTCAAGCGGCAAGACAAGGTTAA